The genomic interval ccaaggcctttgactctgtcaatcaccacatcctcattggcagactcgacagccttggtttctctaatgattgcctcgcctggttcaccaactacttctctgatcgagttcagtgtgtcaaatcggagggtctgttgtccgggcctctggcagtctctatgggggtgccacagggttcaattcttggaccgactctcttctctgtttacatcaatgatgtcgctcttgctgctggtgattctctgatccacctctacgcagacgacactattctgtatacttctggcccttcttttgacactgtgttaacaaccctccaggcgagcatcaatgccatacaactctccttccgtggcctccaactgctcttaaatacaagtaaaaccaaatgcatgctcttcaaccgatcgctgcctgctcctgcccgcctgtccaacatcactactttggacggctctgacttagaatatgtggacaactacaaatacctaggtgtctggttagactgtaaactctccttccagactcacatcaaacatctccaatccaaagtcaaatctagaattggcttcctattccgcaacaaagcatcctttactcatgctgccaaacatacccttgtaaaactgaccatcctaccaatcctcgacttcggtgatgtcatttacaaaatagcctccaaaaccctactcaataaattggatgcagtctatcacagtgccatccgttttgtcaccaaagccccatatactacccaccactgcgacctgtacactctcgttggctggccctcgtttcatactcgtcgccaaacccactggttccaggtcatctacaagaccctgctaggtaaagtccccccttatctcagctcgctggtcaccatagcagcacctacctgtagcacgcgctccagcaggtatatctctctagtcacccccaaaaccaattcttcctttggacgcctctccttccagttctctgctgccaatgactggaacgaactacaaaaatctctgaaactggaaacacctatctccctcactagctttaagcaccagctgtcagagcagctcatagattactgcacctgtacataacccatctacaatttagcccaaacaactacctctttacctactgtatttatttattaatttattttgctcctttgcaccccattattcctgtctctactttgcactttcttccactgcaaaccaaccattccagtgtttttttagtttttattttacttgctgtgttgtactcacttcgcctccatggccttttatatttttatttatttatacatatatttgtttgccttcacctcccttatctcacctcacttgctcacattgtatatagacttatttttttatttttttttcactgtattattgactatatgtttgttttactccatgtgtaactatgtgttgttgtatgtgtcgaactgctttgctttatcttggccaggtcgcaattgtaaatgagaacgtgttctcaatttgcctacctggttaaataaaggttaaataaataaataaataaaaagaagccttctccctaagtttgttttattaactgctttagcacactccgccaacccggatatcctaaccgtgtctgaatcctggctttggAAGGCCACCagaaatcctgaaatttccatcccttactataacattttccgacaagatagaactgccaaagggggcggagttgcaatctactgcagagattgacagaactctgcaggcatactatccaggtctgtgcccaaacaatttgagcttctacttctactaaaaattcacctttccagaaacaagtctctcaccactgccgcttgttatagacccccttcagcccccagctgtgccctggacactatatgtgaattgatcgccccccatctatcttcagagttcgtactgttaggtgacctaaactgggacatgcttaacaccctggccgtcctacaatctaagatagatgccctcaatctcacacaaattatcaaggaacctaccaggtacaaccctaaatccgtaaccatgggcaccctcttagatatcatcctgaccaacttgccctctaaatacacctctgctgtcttcaaccaggatctcagcgatccctGCCTTtgtgcgtaatgggtccgcggtcaaatgaccacccctcatcactgtcaaacgctccctgaaacacttcagcgagcaggcctttctaatcgacctggcccgggtatcctggaaggatattgtcctcatcccgtcagtagaggctgcctggttgctctttaaaagtgctttcctcaccatcttaaatatcaaatcaaatcaaagtttatttgttacgtgcgccgaatacaagaggtagaccttacagtgaaatgcttacaggctctaaccaatagtgcaaaaaaggtgttaggtgaacaataggtaagtaaagaaataaaacaacagtaaaaagacagactATATACAGTAAGACAGGCTATATCCAgcaagcatgccccattcaaaaaatttagaactaagaacagatttagccccagacttgactgcccttgaccagcacaaaaacatcctgtggtgttctgcattagcatcgattAGCCCCCGCGatttgcaacttttcagggaactgaaaagtcaggaaccaatatactcagtcagttaggaaagctaaggctagctttttcaaacagaaatttgcattcaGTAGCACCAactccaaaacgttttgggacactgtaaagtccatggagaataagagcacctcctcccagctgcccactgcactgaggataggaaacattgtcaccaccgataaatctacgataatcgatcatttcaataagaatttttctacggctggccatgctttctacctggctaccccttccccggccaacatctcagcacccctgcagcaacttgcccaagcccccttctccttcacccaaatccagacagctgatgttctgaaagagctgcaaatctggatccctacaaatcagctgggctagacaatctggaccctctctttctaaaatgatccgctgaaattgttgcaacccctattaccagcctattcaacctctctttcgtatcgtctgagatcgcCAAAGATtgaaaagctgccgcggtcatccccctcttcaaagggggtgacactctagacccaaactgttatagacctacgtatgtatatccatcctaccctgcctttctaaaatctttgaaagccaagttaacaaacagatcacagaccatttcgaatcccaccgtaccttctccactatgcaatctggtttccgagctggtcatgggtgcacctcagccacgctaaacgatatcataaccgccatcgataaaagacagtactgtgcagccttcttcatcgacctggccaaggcttttgactctgtcaatcaccgtattcttatcggccttggtttctcaaatgactgcctcgcctggttcaccaactacttctcagatagaggtcagtgtgaaaatcggagggcttgttgtccggacctctggcagtctctatgggggtgccacagggttcaaatctcgggccgactcttttctctgtatatatcaatgatgtcgctcttgctgctggtgattctctgatccacctctacgcagatgacaccattctgtatacatctggcccttctttggacactgtgctaacaaacctccagacgagcttcaaatCCATACACCACTCCTTCCGAGGCCTACAAtcgcttttaaatgcaagtaaaactaagtgcatgctcttcaaccgattgctgcccgcaccctcccgcccgactagcatcactactctggacggttctgacttagaatatgtggacaactacaaatacctaggtatctggttagactgtaaactctccttccagactcacattaagcatctccaatccaaaattaaatctagaataggcttcctatttcgcaacaaagcatccttcactcatgctgccacataccctcgtaaaactcactatcctatcgatccttgactttggcgatgtcatttacaaaatagcctccaacactctactcagcaaactggatgtagtctatcacagtgccatctgttttgtcaccaaagccacacatactacccaccactgcgacctgtatgctcttgttggctggccctcactacatattcgtggccaaactggctccaggtcatctataagtctatgctaagtaaagccccaccttatctcagctcactggtcaccatagcgacatccacccgtagcacgcgctccagcaggtatatttcactggtcacccccaaagccaacacttccttttgCCACCTTTCCATCCAGTTTTGCCAAAATCagtgaagctggagtcttatatctctctctctaactttaagaatcagctgtcagagcagcttaccgattactgtacctgtacacagacaatctgtaaatagcacacccgactacctcatccccatattgttacttatcctcttgctcttttgcaccccagtatctctacttgcacatcatcatctgcacatctatcactccagtgtaatgctaaattgtaaatatttcacctccatggcctatttattgccttacctccctactcttctacatttgcacacactgtgcatagatttttctattgtgctattgactgtacgtttgtttatgtgtaactctgttgttgtttttggcgcactgtttgctttatcttggccaggtcgcagttgtcctcaactggcctacctgattaaataaaggtgaaataaataaaaataaagttgcactgaaactgcattgttggttaggggctcgtaagtaagcgtttcactgtaaggtctacacctgttgtattcagagcgtgtgactaataaaatttgatttgatttgaagttgtGTTTTGGACATGATAGATACATTTATAAAGCAGTAAAATTATTGAAAAAGAAAATGAATATTCTCTGAATCATCTGAACAGCTAGACATCTAAAATATTTTAAAGTTTTGGCAGTTATAAAAGGTGGAAATCAAGAAATCGGTTATATTGAGTTATTAAATTCGACTAATTAGGCAATACGAGCACAATTattaggggaaaaaaatattaggAAACACTATGTTTTATTGGAAAGTATTTGAGTCATTCTCACATGTGTAAAttgtgatgatgagtgtgtgctCTGTCAATGTCATTGATCCCAACATCAGGCAGCAGATCTGGGAGTCACCACTTTCCCAGATTCACACAGCGCTCTGTGAGTCACTCTCCATCaccctccacctgttcccctgAGATGTGACCATTGTCCCCCAGTAATAAGAACACTGAGCATGTGGCAGCTCCACATTCCTCATTGTCCTCCCAAGCTCACCCATTGGCTACAGACTGTGAGATTCTCAAACAAGCCCAAGCCACACACATTCATATGCAGATTTGGGACTATATATAGGAGAGATGAAACCAGTAGAAATCAGATTATCTCTACACAAAGACCTCTACAGCACAGACATCCAGCCACGACACCTTAAATCACTTCAGCAATGATCTACTCTAAGGAGCACCTGACTCTGACCAACAAGGTAAAGTGAGATTCAAATCCAAGGAAGTTAAGTTCATTAGACAGATTTTTTATGTGTTTCATTAATGTTATATATCAGAATAAGGTTATTAATGATCCTCCTCTTCTTGCAGCTAAGAAAGCCAGTGCTGAAAGATCGTAACAACAGCAGCATTGAGCAGCTCAAGTCTTCCGTGTTTCCAGAGATCCTCAACCAGCAGCCTGACTCCAAGCTGGAGAAAGCTGACATCCTGGAGATGCCAGTTTGCTTTCTAAGAGGACAGCAACAGTATCAACCAGTGAGTTCCTCCTCCTGCTCAGCACCTGTCAATCAGGGTTACTCCAGCTGTGTCCAAGATATTGTCCACTTCCTGTCCAAGGATGAGGTGACGACAGAGTCCCAGAGAAGACTGCTGAGCCACTTCCAGAGCATGCAGCCATCCTCTGATAAGAACCGCAGGGTGAGTGACCtgcctcagctcagctcagctcccCAACCCAGCACAGCATCAGCAAAGACAAGAGTCCAGTGAACAGCGCCCTCTGGAGGTCTTGGTAGAGTTCTACAGACTTAAAAGCTCCACTCAGACAAACACAATGGACCATGTTGGTCTAACATTAATGGACAGTAATGATAATAGGAAGAGACAATCTTCTCCTTCTGCAGAAAATGTCAAAGTTTTAATTTGATTGTGTTAATTATTTTTTCATGAATATGTGAAAAGCCTTCCTAATGAAAGTTTATATTGATATCATCACTTTTCATTTAACATGAGTATTATGTAAAGTTATTTTTACTTTGTAAGAAAATTCCTATATTGTTGACTGTTCATTATAATCTATTTATTACCCACATTGGGTGAGATAGCAAAGAATGTTTAAATTCTTTAATCGTGCAACACTATCCTTCTGTTAATGAATTTCAGAAAATATATTCTTGTTGATGACTTAAAAAACTTTAATTGATTTGCTTGATATCCAAGCCTGTTTTTTGTGATGAACTACCAATTTGTGTTGGTTTGTATTACAATTTTTTAATTCTCGTATATTGAGATATCTAACATATGTCTGCTTTGTTTTTAAAGCTGCATTTGTCTATGTAATGTAACCCACACTCTATGATGAGTGCCTGTGTGACTTGAAGCTGTTTTCTCGCAATTGTAGTGATGCTTAATCACAAAGTTTAAGTTCTTAACAATTAAGAAACGTATTCTCTATATGAAAATAAAAACAATCTTGAAATGTGGCTGATTGTTTGTGGTTTATTAAATTCCTATACTTTGTGTTAGAGTCTGAGTaatggtcatttgacaccctaaaATCTTAGATCCTAGGAAATAAAGATTCAATGGTTTATGTCATGAATGTAAGATTGTCCAATATGTATTTCATATTCTATGTGAATGAATTTAGATGAGCGTTTAGAGGTATGAGACATGTATCACTAATACCTCTGAAATTATTATCAATTTATGATGATCAATTTTTACAATCAAATACAGTAAAGGCACCTGCATACTAGGTAGGTTCAGTTTGCTCCTACCAGAACTCAGCTAGGCTAAGCGAACATTTGTGGCTCACACTCTCTTAAAATACCTTTGTTTGAACAACGAGAAAAAAACGGCAATATTACTCTTTGTCTCTCTTGAGATGCCGAAGCAATCACTATACTTTTcctcaaaatagtccaaattaatTTAAGACAAATCAGtaaatctgtaattaattttgCCAAGgtcttagtcgcgcaattttacattttaactaagatgtttggtgcagtacttctgaaatgaaaaaatgtgcatgacaCCTAGTCACCTCTCAAGTGAAAATATGCATGAAAACTAGTTGTCTAtagttgaatgacaacaaacactatTAAAGAATTCAGTCCACAGTTCCGGCTCCTACTAGAAggactgttgaccaatcactgacgaaggggcgtagacttcggctaccgaaCTTTGACTTGCTTCAACAGGCTTAATGCCGTGTTGACGTGCTAGTCGCAACTACAAAACGCGGAAATGTATGACTCGCTAATAGGTTGtagcatagccgcgggaagtagtttggtggggggggggctggaCTAATCTTTTTGCCATATATCAGtacactaatacaggactattaaaggcccagtgcactacttttgtaaaatcaatgtttaaaaaaaataaaatgaatatacatatatttttattCTGATTTTTCTGGGGAATttttcagcacccctacttcccgtggctatgGGTTATAGTTAAACACGTGCCGCGTTCGACCAGTTAGCAAGTCGTACGAGTTTCATAGTTCCTACTAGCAAGTGAACGACGGCATTAGTGTGACAGAGCATTTGTCTACGTTGGTGGTTGTCCGCAAGCACAGAAGAGTGACTTTAGTTTACAGAAGAAGGAGACACTCATATTACTGAAACTCATACTACTTTCCTACCCAACATTTTTCCTACTTTTTATACTGAGCATGCTTTACACATTTTATATTGAAAAATCTGTTCTGCATTGTTCCATAGATTACAGGTGTTCTGTATCTTGAGTTGGCTAATATGTTGATGCTAGGTAGATTTTTGGGGTGTCTTGTAAAAATAAAGCTTCTTGATAAC from Salvelinus alpinus chromosome 2, SLU_Salpinus.1, whole genome shotgun sequence carries:
- the LOC139558636 gene encoding transcription factor HES-5-like, producing MIYSKEHLTLTNKLRKPVLKDRNNSSIEQLKSSVFPEILNQQPDSKLEKADILEMPVCFLRGQQQYQPVSSSSCSAPVNQGYSSCVQDIVHFLSKDEVTTESQRRLLSHFQSMQPSSDKNRRVSDLPQLSSAPQPSTASAKTRVQ